Part of the Bacillus cabrialesii genome is shown below.
CAATTGCTGTCAAAGCGGATGTATCAAATCCTGAAGATGTACAAAACATGATAAAAGAAACGTTATCTGTTTTTTCTACAATTGACATTCTAGTTAATAATGCCGGAATTACAAGAGACAATCTCATCATGAGAATGAAAGAAGATGAATGGGATGATGTCATTAACATTAACCTGAAGGGTGTTTTCAACTGCACAAAAGCTGTTACAAGACAAATGATGAAACAGCGTTCAGGCCGGATTATTAACGTATCATCTATCGTCGGCGTCAGCGGAAACCCTGGACAAGCCAACTACGTGGCTGCAAAAGCTGGCGTGATCGGCTTAACAAAATCTTCTGCTAAGGAGCTCGCAAGCCGCAATATTACGGTAAATGCGATTGCGCCTGGATTTATCTCAACTGATATGACAGATAAGCTTTCAAAAGACGTTCAAGACGAAATGCTGAAACAAATTCCGCTCGCACGCTTTGGAGAACCGGGTGATATCAGCAGCGTTGTCACGTTCCTTGCTTCAGAGGGAGCCCGTTACATGACAGGCCAAACGCTTCATATTGACGGCGGAATGGTGATGTAAGTTTTTTTCTCAAAAATTTCATCATAGTTTCTCTAGTTTTTTAAAAACGAATCCACTATAATACTTGAGGGGAGGTGAATTGCTATGGCAGATACATTAGAGCGTGTAACGAAAATCATCGTAGATCGCCTTGGCGTTGATGAAGCAGACGTCAAACTTGAAGCTTCTTTCAAGGAAGACTTAGGTGCTGATTCCCTAGATGTAGTTGAGCTTGTTATGGAACTTGAAGACGAGTTTGATATGGAAATTTCTGACGAAGATGCTGAAAAGATTGCAACAGTCGGCGACGCTGTGAACTACATACAAAACCAGCAATAAGCTGATGCTAAAAGTCCCGCCGAAACGCGGGGCTTTAGCCCTTTATTCGTGCAGTTATTACAGCATGCCGCTTTTACGCGCGCTGTATCCGGTTTAGTCAGAGAAGCGCGGTGAACCTGATGTGCCTATGGAGGTTACTATGTCAAAACACTCACATTATAAAGATAAAAAAAAGTTCTATAAAAAAGTAGAACAATTTAAAGAGTTTCAAGAACGGATTTCGGTTCACTTTCAAAATGAAAAGCTTTTGTATCAAGCATTTACACATTCATCTTATGTGAATGAGCATCGGAAAAAGCCGTATGAAGATAATGAAAGGCTTGAATTTTTAGGTGACGCTGTTTTGGAACTGACGATCTCCAGATTCTTATTTGCCAAGTATCCGGCTATGAGTGAAGGAGATTTGACGAAATTGAGAGCTGCGATTGTAT
Proteins encoded:
- the fabG gene encoding 3-oxoacyl-[acyl-carrier-protein] reductase → MLNDKTAIVTGASRGIGRSIALDLAKSGANVVVNYSGNEAKANEVVDEIKSMGKKAIAVKADVSNPEDVQNMIKETLSVFSTIDILVNNAGITRDNLIMRMKEDEWDDVININLKGVFNCTKAVTRQMMKQRSGRIINVSSIVGVSGNPGQANYVAAKAGVIGLTKSSAKELASRNITVNAIAPGFISTDMTDKLSKDVQDEMLKQIPLARFGEPGDISSVVTFLASEGARYMTGQTLHIDGGMVM
- the acpP gene encoding acyl carrier protein, which produces MADTLERVTKIIVDRLGVDEADVKLEASFKEDLGADSLDVVELVMELEDEFDMEISDEDAEKIATVGDAVNYIQNQQ